In Desulfovibrio sp. JC010, one genomic interval encodes:
- a CDS encoding YcaO-like family protein — MNYRGKEYSARKNSGRETPRYMETEQVLELIRPTLKRIGVTSLSNFTNMDRIGIPVAIAVRPASTLLSVSFGKGLSKKQAMVSAAMENIERYAGTETQLDWFYGTYREVEAEHTVIPEDQLLLCRESFFHKDLKLRWTLGWDIVSKQEVAVPLSQATLLTGRINESSMYVFQSSSNGLAAGVHFAETVAQGLTEVIERDALACHGLLSALRGVKHPLYRVDLKTIPYPLVRDVLEKFRTAGVECMLFDCTAHDLKIPTYTCQIFDKKQTHTGMAMGYGANLNPETAMLRSMTESVLGRSEAMQGVRENFFPDDYQFNKISDSLERKEEYLNIEPTTDGNMYADRSGESFHGDIETMVNILKAKGFEQVIVLDMTPSESDVPVVRVIVPGLEGCHDMTYSCFGKRAYEYVREVSA, encoded by the coding sequence ATGAATTATAGAGGAAAGGAGTATTCCGCCCGGAAAAACTCCGGGCGGGAAACTCCCCGATACATGGAGACCGAACAGGTGCTGGAGCTGATCCGCCCGACGCTTAAACGCATCGGTGTGACCAGCCTGTCGAATTTCACGAATATGGACCGCATCGGCATACCGGTGGCCATAGCGGTGCGACCCGCGTCAACATTGCTTTCCGTTTCCTTCGGCAAGGGGCTTAGCAAAAAACAGGCTATGGTTTCGGCTGCCATGGAGAACATCGAACGCTACGCCGGAACTGAAACCCAACTGGACTGGTTTTACGGAACCTACAGGGAAGTGGAAGCTGAACATACGGTCATCCCCGAAGATCAATTGCTCTTGTGCCGGGAGTCCTTTTTTCATAAAGACCTGAAACTGCGCTGGACCCTTGGCTGGGATATTGTTTCCAAACAGGAAGTAGCGGTTCCATTGTCACAGGCGACCCTGCTTACGGGCCGGATCAACGAAAGTTCCATGTATGTTTTCCAGTCCAGTTCCAACGGCCTTGCCGCCGGGGTGCATTTTGCCGAGACCGTGGCCCAGGGATTGACCGAGGTAATAGAACGTGACGCCCTGGCCTGCCACGGGCTGCTCTCCGCATTGCGGGGCGTGAAACATCCTCTGTACAGGGTTGATCTCAAGACCATCCCTTATCCGCTGGTTCGGGATGTTTTGGAGAAATTCCGGACTGCCGGGGTGGAGTGCATGCTTTTTGACTGCACTGCCCATGATTTGAAAATCCCCACATACACCTGCCAGATATTTGATAAAAAGCAAACCCATACAGGCATGGCCATGGGCTACGGGGCCAACCTGAACCCGGAAACAGCCATGCTCAGGTCAATGACCGAATCCGTGCTGGGACGCTCGGAAGCCATGCAGGGGGTACGCGAAAATTTTTTCCCGGACGACTATCAGTTCAATAAAATTTCAGACTCACTGGAACGTAAGGAAGAATATCTAAACATTGAGCCGACGACTGACGGCAACATGTATGCTGATCGTTCCGGGGAGTCCTTTCACGGGGACATTGAAACAATGGTCAATATTCTGAAGGCCAAAGGGTTTGAGCAGGTTATTGTTCTGGATATGACCCCGTCCGAGTCCGATG
- a CDS encoding Nif11-like leader peptide family RiPP precursor, producing MSKENAMNWILKLHEDEELRKEAEAAGNFESRQNLAAKHGFEFSREDIEYAISACLGQLSDDDLGAVSGGATNSDQQPASIINVHHHGGSIARKLAGFAPDAAEVIVAAL from the coding sequence ATGTCTAAAGAAAACGCAATGAATTGGATTTTGAAGCTGCATGAAGATGAAGAATTGCGCAAAGAGGCCGAAGCTGCGGGAAACTTTGAGTCCAGGCAGAATCTCGCAGCAAAACATGGTTTTGAATTCAGCAGGGAAGATATCGAGTACGCCATATCCGCATGTCTGGGGCAATTGTCGGATGATGATTTGGGTGCTGTCTCAGGCGGTGCAACGAACAGTGACCAGCAGCCTGCTTCGATAATAAACGTACACCATCATGGAGGCAGCATCGCGCGAAAGCTTGCCGGCTTTGCTCCCGATGCAGCTGAAGTGATTGTCGCGGCATTGTAG
- a CDS encoding ABC transporter substrate-binding protein: MNWLNDKSLDFFIAVSINQILSLCAAILSCAVLLVASGCSDSDPARERAQKLAQDNGPIQLSMIGDFSGPGGPMLKGMGLALEEINSGKGLLGRKIMLQKNDIKNTAKDALEASQSVADNTLVSAAVSRFTPEVGMPSAVLLQYYGLLHFCTVSSHTRITRQGFDKAFKIVPDDLRTVEFLARFCAKKHFKNIIILQSDDEYGRDMANRFENAAKNAGVTILERMIYNVVNTENEIKRDLELWRDQVKEGAILLLGVPQYAQPVLRLIDEMNLKAPVLGTSALDEPEIFKAAGDETIYVRTYFNPQSQTGLVKKFVQDYTRKNGTPPTSQAGIGYDAVKLFSWAAAKAGTTDPEKLARLLHGDEHFTGLAGKFRFDRHGNFSPSKIYFRKQSGNRTEYLVHNIN, encoded by the coding sequence ATGAACTGGTTAAACGACAAATCGCTTGATTTTTTCATAGCCGTTTCCATAAATCAAATTTTAAGCCTGTGCGCGGCGATCCTCAGCTGTGCGGTGCTGCTTGTAGCCTCCGGTTGCTCGGATTCCGATCCGGCCCGTGAACGGGCGCAAAAACTGGCGCAGGATAACGGTCCCATCCAACTGTCCATGATCGGCGACTTCAGCGGTCCGGGCGGTCCCATGCTCAAGGGAATGGGCCTCGCGCTGGAAGAAATCAATTCCGGCAAAGGGCTGTTGGGCCGCAAAATAATGCTGCAAAAAAACGACATCAAAAATACTGCCAAAGATGCTCTTGAAGCCTCGCAATCAGTTGCCGACAACACTTTGGTCAGCGCAGCTGTAAGTCGCTTTACCCCGGAGGTAGGCATGCCTTCCGCTGTGCTGCTGCAATATTACGGACTGCTCCATTTTTGCACCGTATCAAGCCATACCCGGATCACCCGGCAGGGGTTCGACAAGGCCTTTAAAATTGTCCCTGACGACTTGAGAACGGTTGAATTCCTTGCCCGTTTCTGCGCCAAGAAGCATTTCAAAAACATCATCATCCTGCAAAGCGATGATGAATATGGCCGGGATATGGCCAACAGGTTTGAGAACGCAGCCAAGAATGCGGGCGTAACGATTCTTGAGCGCATGATTTACAACGTGGTCAACACTGAAAATGAGATCAAACGCGACCTTGAACTCTGGCGGGACCAGGTCAAGGAGGGAGCCATACTGCTGCTCGGCGTACCGCAGTACGCCCAGCCGGTGCTGCGATTGATTGATGAAATGAATCTCAAGGCTCCGGTGCTGGGAACTTCGGCCCTTGATGAACCGGAAATTTTCAAAGCCGCAGGCGATGAAACCATTTATGTGCGTACTTATTTCAATCCACAGTCACAAACCGGATTGGTGAAAAAGTTCGTGCAGGACTATACAAGGAAAAACGGTACACCGCCAACTTCGCAGGCCGGAATCGGATATGACGCGGTGAAACTATTTTCATGGGCCGCTGCAAAAGCCGGGACCACCGATCCTGAAAAACTTGCCCGGCTTCTGCACGGAGATGAACATTTTACGGGATTGGCCGGTAAATTCAGGTTTGACCGCCACGGCAATTTCAGTCCGTCAAAGATATATTTCAGGAAACAATCCGGGAACCGGACCGAGTACTTGGTCCACAACATCAATTAA
- a CDS encoding NHLP bacteriocin export ABC transporter permease/ATPase subunit, with amino-acid sequence MNFDNKNREERLAHRKAQDRSRLDSAVGELASVLKGGKKSGRVMDESAPPLVKAATMTAEAAGINFEYPAEKITDDVRLDDLARCGGFRYRHVILKGNWWTKDNGPLLAFLEDGNKPVTLLPLSRRSYELVHPDSGERVRVSKEIAASLSGPAYMFYRPFPHKPLNIYSLFSYAIKGCVGDLGMVITAGCLSAIFGLLTPVMTGYIVSTVIPETSRSQLLQIGLILACCALCMGFFKMTRAVALVRLEGRMDIATQAGIWDRIPALPVPFFRKYTAGDLANRSMSINSIRQILSGVAVNSLLSGFFSIFSFGLMLYYSPKLALVALVMVLLGSAVCAVAGVYTIRYQRERYDLSGKMTGLVLQFITGVAKLKVTGAEDRAFAKWAEIYAEDSRMDYRAGFVGALLACFNAAFPLLIWAVIFWWYFTKDLKTMPPGDFLAFHAAFGSLLGAMLHLASSLPSLMDVVPLYERAKPILEALPEIDESKNDPGLLSGSIEVSKISFRYEPESPLVLKELDLKIHPGEFLAVVGGSGSGKSTLLRILLGFEKPEAGVVFYDGKDLDTLDLREVRRQIGVVLQDGSLMQGSIYENIVGSSGLGLEQAEQAVTMVGLSKDLEAMPMGIHTAVSPGAGTLSGGQRQRILIAKALVKKPSILFMDEATSALDNETQQIVSDSLAGLDVTRLVIAHRLSTIREADRIAVLDKGVIVEVGTHDELMSRKGAYYELVKRQIA; translated from the coding sequence ATGAATTTTGACAACAAAAATCGCGAAGAAAGGCTGGCTCACAGAAAAGCGCAGGACCGCAGCAGGCTGGACTCTGCTGTGGGGGAACTTGCTTCGGTTCTAAAGGGCGGGAAAAAGTCCGGTCGGGTCATGGATGAGTCTGCTCCCCCTTTGGTCAAAGCCGCCACCATGACCGCAGAAGCTGCCGGGATTAATTTTGAATATCCTGCTGAGAAAATTACCGATGATGTGCGGCTGGATGATTTGGCTCGTTGCGGCGGTTTCCGTTATCGGCACGTTATTTTGAAAGGGAACTGGTGGACAAAGGACAACGGTCCGCTTTTGGCTTTTCTGGAAGACGGCAACAAACCTGTGACCCTGTTGCCGCTGTCCCGACGCAGTTATGAGCTTGTTCATCCTGATTCAGGGGAAAGGGTCAGGGTTTCAAAAGAGATCGCCGCGTCCCTCTCCGGTCCGGCCTACATGTTTTACCGTCCTTTTCCGCATAAGCCGCTTAATATTTATTCCCTGTTTTCCTATGCAATCAAGGGCTGTGTAGGCGATCTGGGCATGGTCATTACCGCCGGATGCCTTTCAGCCATATTCGGCCTGCTGACCCCGGTCATGACTGGATATATAGTCAGCACGGTCATCCCGGAAACATCACGCAGTCAGCTTCTTCAGATCGGTTTAATCCTCGCCTGCTGTGCCCTGTGCATGGGATTTTTCAAGATGACCAGAGCCGTAGCGCTGGTCCGGTTGGAAGGGCGTATGGATATCGCCACCCAGGCCGGAATCTGGGACCGTATCCCGGCCCTGCCGGTGCCCTTTTTCAGGAAATACACCGCCGGGGACCTTGCCAACCGCAGCATGAGCATCAACTCCATCAGGCAGATATTGTCCGGGGTGGCGGTCAACTCCCTGCTGTCCGGGTTCTTTTCCATTTTCAGCTTCGGGCTCATGCTCTACTATAGCCCCAAACTCGCTCTGGTGGCCTTGGTCATGGTCCTTTTAGGTTCTGCGGTCTGCGCTGTGGCAGGAGTCTACACGATTCGTTACCAGCGTGAGAGATATGATCTTTCCGGCAAAATGACCGGACTGGTCCTGCAATTCATCACCGGGGTGGCCAAACTCAAAGTCACCGGAGCCGAAGACCGGGCCTTTGCCAAGTGGGCAGAAATCTATGCCGAAGACTCGCGTATGGATTACCGGGCCGGATTTGTGGGTGCTCTTCTGGCCTGCTTCAATGCGGCCTTTCCGCTGCTGATCTGGGCGGTGATTTTCTGGTGGTATTTTACAAAAGATTTGAAAACCATGCCTCCCGGCGATTTTCTGGCCTTCCATGCCGCATTCGGTTCTCTGCTGGGGGCCATGCTGCACCTTGCCTCGAGCCTGCCTTCGCTTATGGATGTTGTTCCCCTTTACGAAAGGGCCAAGCCCATCCTTGAAGCATTGCCCGAAATTGATGAATCCAAGAATGATCCCGGCCTCCTGTCCGGCTCAATTGAAGTCAGCAAGATTTCTTTCAGGTATGAACCGGAAAGTCCGCTGGTGCTCAAGGAGCTGGATCTCAAAATCCATCCCGGTGAATTTCTCGCTGTGGTGGGTGGATCAGGGTCCGGTAAATCAACCCTGCTGCGTATACTGCTGGGGTTTGAAAAGCCTGAAGCCGGAGTTGTTTTCTACGACGGCAAGGACCTCGACACACTGGACTTGCGCGAAGTCAGACGTCAGATCGGGGTGGTGCTGCAGGACGGTTCGCTCATGCAGGGCAGCATCTATGAAAATATTGTCGGTTCAAGCGGACTGGGGCTGGAACAGGCTGAACAGGCCGTCACAATGGTCGGCCTAAGCAAGGATCTTGAAGCCATGCCCATGGGCATCCATACTGCGGTGTCCCCCGGTGCGGGGACTTTGTCCGGCGGTCAGCGGCAGCGAATCCTCATCGCCAAGGCTCTGGTCAAGAAGCCGTCCATCCTGTTCATGGACGAGGCCACCAGCGCGCTGGACAATGAAACCCAGCAGATTGTTTCCGACAGCCTTGCCGGACTTGATGTCACACGGCTGGTCATAGCCCACAGGCTTTCCACCATCCGGGAAGCGGACCGCATAGCAGTGCTGGATAAAGGCGTGATTGTTGAAGTTGGGACACACGATGAACTCATGAGCCGAAAAGGGGCCTATTATGAACTGGTTAAACGACAAATCGCTTGA